The proteins below are encoded in one region of Candidatus Angelobacter sp.:
- a CDS encoding PaaI family thioesterase: protein MLKLPHTRSCFVCGLHNAGGLKLDFETDGRIAQARFIPRSEHVGFKRTVHGGLVSTVLDEAMVWAIGVRTRRFAFCAELTVRFLLPARPGDELLVVGELTADRRGKLFEAKAELRNQQETALASATGKYLPIKHDQLAEMLGDFAESTDNIFS from the coding sequence ATGTTGAAGCTTCCCCATACCAGATCGTGTTTCGTCTGCGGCTTGCACAATGCAGGCGGGTTGAAACTGGATTTTGAAACCGACGGGCGAATCGCTCAAGCTCGGTTCATCCCGCGGTCCGAGCACGTCGGATTCAAGCGGACCGTTCACGGCGGGCTTGTTTCAACGGTGTTGGACGAGGCGATGGTCTGGGCCATCGGCGTGCGGACCAGGCGCTTTGCATTTTGCGCCGAGTTGACCGTGCGTTTTCTGCTGCCCGCGCGGCCCGGCGACGAATTGCTGGTCGTCGGCGAACTCACCGCGGACCGCCGCGGCAAATTGTTCGAAGCGAAAGCTGAGTTGAGAAACCAACAGGAAACCGCGCTTGCCTCCGCCACCGGGAAATACCTTCCAATCAAGCACGACCAACTCGCGGAAATGCTGGGCGATTTTGCCGAAAGCACGGACAACATTTTCAGTTGA
- a CDS encoding thymidylate synthase, with protein sequence MLQYHQLLKLVLEHGKFKADRTGTGTYAVFGAQARFPLNDGFPLLTTKKLHVKSIIHELLWFLSGDTNVKYLNEHGVTIWDEWAGKDGNLGRVYGAQWCDWRTTDGRSIHQIDQVIGQIKKNPDSRRHIVTAWNPGEIEQMALPPCHALFQFFVQEGELSCQLYQRSADLFLGVPFNIASYALLTLMVAQVCNLKPGTFVHTFGDLHLYANHLEQAKLQLTREPRPLPTMKLDPAVKNIHEFTFEDFELVGYDPHPAIKAPIAV encoded by the coding sequence ATGTTACAATATCATCAGCTTCTCAAGCTCGTTCTCGAACACGGGAAATTCAAAGCCGACCGCACCGGCACGGGCACATACGCCGTGTTCGGAGCGCAGGCGCGCTTCCCGTTGAATGATGGGTTTCCGCTGCTGACGACCAAGAAGTTGCACGTCAAATCCATCATCCACGAACTGCTCTGGTTCCTGAGCGGCGACACAAACGTGAAATACCTCAATGAACACGGCGTGACGATCTGGGATGAGTGGGCCGGTAAAGACGGCAACCTCGGCCGTGTCTATGGCGCGCAATGGTGCGACTGGCGCACCACCGACGGCCGTTCGATCCACCAGATTGACCAGGTCATCGGTCAGATCAAAAAAAATCCCGACAGCCGTCGTCACATCGTGACTGCTTGGAACCCCGGCGAGATCGAGCAAATGGCGCTGCCACCATGTCACGCGTTGTTCCAGTTCTTTGTTCAGGAGGGCGAACTGAGCTGCCAGCTTTACCAAAGGAGCGCCGATTTGTTTCTGGGCGTGCCGTTCAATATCGCGAGCTACGCGCTGCTGACGCTGATGGTCGCTCAGGTTTGTAATTTGAAGCCCGGCACGTTTGTGCATACCTTCGGCGACCTGCACCTTTACGCCAACCACCTCGAACAGGCGAAACTGCAACTGACGCGCGAGCCGCGTCCGCTGCCGACCATGAAGCTCGACCCCGCCGTGAAGAACATTCACGAATTCACGTTCGAGGATTTCGAGCTGGTCGGCTACGATCCGCATCCGGCCATCAAGGCGCCGATTGCGGTGTGA
- a CDS encoding FtsX-like permease family protein gives SKALKEGWQAGVDKWFTFRKLALERLQTAPGVESAAVNDGAGFDDYEVEGKTGPVWLGYSSVSVLNGDYLRTVGAKLVAGRLLSKEDASQGQRGVVINEKLAKDCWPGESPLGKQLRRSKPRRDYVVVGIVRNIRDRQLESEDKPVFYEPYERETEALSGGLGDYAVRSSGDFSQLRAAMVQAGKEMMVPVELNDFYSIESQLYRATAPRRVMMWLLLSLGGLGLLLSAVGMYAVLAYSVTRRTREVGIRMAVGASRSQVRSLFFRQGVRLIVNGLVLGLVLAISAGEYIRSLLFGVSPADPWALATVVVTLGVVGGLACWSPARRAAKVDPMRALRCE, from the coding sequence AAGCAAGGCCTTGAAGGAAGGCTGGCAGGCGGGGGTCGACAAGTGGTTTACGTTTCGAAAACTGGCATTGGAGCGCCTTCAAACAGCGCCGGGCGTCGAGTCTGCCGCCGTAAACGATGGTGCAGGGTTTGACGACTATGAGGTGGAAGGGAAAACAGGACCGGTATGGCTCGGGTACAGCTCTGTCAGCGTGCTCAACGGAGACTACCTGCGGACCGTCGGAGCCAAACTCGTGGCGGGTCGTTTGTTGTCAAAGGAGGACGCGTCGCAGGGACAGAGGGGCGTGGTGATCAACGAAAAGCTGGCCAAGGATTGCTGGCCGGGTGAGAGTCCGCTGGGCAAACAGCTTCGCCGCAGCAAGCCAAGGCGCGATTATGTAGTGGTTGGGATAGTGAGGAATATCAGGGACCGGCAGTTGGAATCGGAAGATAAGCCGGTGTTTTACGAACCTTACGAGCGTGAAACGGAGGCATTGTCGGGCGGCCTCGGAGATTACGCGGTCCGCAGTTCCGGGGATTTCAGCCAGTTGCGAGCGGCGATGGTCCAGGCGGGCAAGGAGATGATGGTTCCGGTTGAACTGAATGATTTTTACTCCATCGAATCGCAGTTGTACCGGGCCACAGCGCCGCGACGCGTGATGATGTGGCTGCTGCTTTCTCTGGGAGGACTCGGATTGCTGCTGTCAGCGGTGGGTATGTATGCGGTTCTGGCTTATTCGGTGACGCGCCGCACACGGGAAGTCGGCATCCGCATGGCCGTGGGAGCGAGTCGGAGCCAGGTAAGAAGCCTTTTCTTCCGACAAGGCGTGCGACTGATCGTAAACGGCCTGGTTCTCGGATTGGTCCTCGCCATCTCGGCCGGCGAATATATTCGCAGCCTGTTGTTTGGCGTTTCTCCCGCAGATCCCTGGGCTCTGGCCACCGTGGTGGTGACACTGGGTGTTGTGGGAGGCCTCGCCTGCTGGTCACCCGCCCGCCGCGCGGCGAAAGTCGATCCGATGCGGGCACTGCGCTGTGAATAA
- a CDS encoding ABC transporter ATP-binding protein codes for MIKLRNLEKSVKTKAGFTYLLRQINLDIAEGEFITIMGPSGAGKSTLLSIIGFYDNAWEGEYHLFDQPVHKLGPKERAALNKKHVGFVFQQFHLLDDLTVAENLDIPLSYRDVKKSERQATVADTLDRFGIVAKKDLFPSQLSGGQQQLVAVARAIVAKPSLILADEPTGNLHSDQGREIMELFRKLNGAGTTIVQVTHSEANAAFGHRIIRLRDGWLVKE; via the coding sequence ATGATCAAACTGCGGAACCTTGAAAAATCCGTGAAGACCAAGGCGGGCTTCACTTACCTGCTGCGACAGATCAATCTCGACATCGCCGAAGGCGAGTTCATCACCATCATGGGGCCGAGCGGCGCGGGCAAATCAACGCTGCTGAGCATCATCGGCTTTTACGACAACGCATGGGAGGGCGAATACCATCTGTTCGACCAGCCAGTCCATAAACTGGGGCCCAAGGAGCGGGCGGCCCTCAACAAAAAGCACGTCGGCTTTGTTTTTCAGCAGTTTCATTTGCTCGACGACCTGACGGTGGCGGAGAACCTGGACATTCCGCTGTCGTATCGAGATGTCAAAAAGTCGGAGCGCCAGGCCACCGTGGCGGATACCCTCGACCGCTTCGGCATCGTGGCGAAGAAGGATTTGTTTCCCAGCCAGCTTTCCGGCGGCCAGCAGCAACTCGTGGCGGTGGCGCGGGCCATCGTCGCGAAGCCGTCATTGATTCTCGCGGACGAGCCGACCGGCAATCTGCATTCCGACCAGGGCCGTGAGATCATGGAACTTTTTCGGAAGCTGAATGGCGCCGGGACGACCATCGTCCAAGTCACTCATTCCGAAGCCAACGCCGCGTTTGGCCATCGCATCATCCGGCTGCGCGACGGCTGGCTGGTGAAGGAGTGA
- a CDS encoding TolC family protein produces the protein MRNLALAIGVAAAAAHAQTTNSFSTKSLALNDCIQLALQHNFDVRIERVNPEIARYNVSLAYAGYDPGLDFRATHSYNSSLGTLINGTLSIPASATKSDSFNVGIGGAAPIDSGLTYSLNASVSQTVGDRFNPISTVVTNGGVVTTNTSFLAAPFQNANGSVSISLTQPLLKNLWIDNIRYNIQISKSQLRGTEWGLRGRIIDIITQVETAYYNLIAARENVKVQEKALQLAEQLLAENKKKVEVGALAQLDEKQAESQVASSRADLLTAQNTLGTRQRVLKNLLSDDYSEWSNVLIDPAEPLTAVPQMLNLQASWQNGLTMRPDLEQARLNADQLGITLKFQRNQLFPQLDLTGTFGRNGNSGVYSEVFGQIRDAEGPFYSVGAEFRIPLGNQAARNNYKITKAQRAQALLRLKQLEQTIMVGIEDAVGTAIGNYERVKATREASSYADEALKAEQKKLENGKSTNFEVLQLQKNLTAARSAEIQALADYNNALAALAASEGTTLQRLNLSLEVK, from the coding sequence ATGCGAAATCTCGCGCTCGCAATTGGTGTGGCCGCAGCGGCCGCCCACGCGCAAACCACCAACTCCTTTTCGACGAAAAGCCTTGCGCTGAACGACTGCATCCAGCTCGCGCTGCAACACAACTTTGATGTGAGGATCGAGCGGGTGAATCCCGAGATCGCGCGCTACAACGTCAGCCTCGCTTATGCAGGATACGATCCAGGCCTGGATTTCCGGGCAACACATTCGTACAACTCTTCGCTCGGCACTTTGATCAATGGCACGCTTTCGATTCCGGCCAGCGCGACCAAATCGGATTCGTTCAATGTGGGGATTGGCGGGGCGGCTCCCATCGACAGCGGGCTCACCTACAGCCTGAACGCCAGTGTTTCACAAACGGTCGGCGACAGGTTTAATCCCATTTCGACTGTTGTCACCAACGGTGGAGTGGTCACGACCAATACTTCCTTCCTGGCTGCACCGTTTCAAAACGCAAACGGATCCGTAAGCATCAGTCTGACACAACCGTTGTTGAAGAATCTTTGGATTGATAACATCCGTTACAATATTCAGATCAGCAAAAGCCAGTTGCGGGGCACGGAATGGGGCCTTCGCGGGCGCATCATTGACATCATCACGCAGGTCGAAACCGCCTATTACAACCTGATTGCCGCCCGGGAAAATGTGAAGGTCCAGGAAAAGGCGCTGCAACTGGCGGAACAGTTGCTCGCCGAGAACAAGAAAAAGGTGGAGGTTGGCGCTCTCGCCCAACTGGATGAAAAACAGGCGGAGTCTCAGGTTGCCTCGAGCCGGGCGGATTTGCTGACAGCGCAGAACACGCTCGGCACACGCCAGCGGGTTTTGAAAAATCTCCTCAGTGACGATTACAGCGAATGGTCGAACGTCCTTATTGATCCTGCGGAGCCTTTGACGGCCGTTCCGCAGATGCTGAATCTGCAGGCGAGCTGGCAGAACGGTCTCACGATGCGCCCCGACCTGGAGCAGGCGCGTTTGAACGCCGATCAACTCGGCATCACGTTGAAATTCCAGCGCAACCAGCTCTTTCCGCAGTTGGATCTCACCGGCACGTTTGGCCGCAACGGCAATTCGGGTGTTTACAGCGAGGTGTTCGGCCAGATTCGCGACGCGGAAGGGCCGTTTTATTCGGTGGGCGCGGAGTTCAGAATTCCTCTGGGCAACCAGGCCGCGCGCAACAATTACAAAATCACCAAAGCGCAAAGGGCACAGGCACTCTTGCGGCTCAAGCAACTCGAGCAAACCATCATGGTGGGAATCGAGGATGCCGTCGGCACGGCCATCGGCAATTACGAGCGTGTCAAAGCCACACGCGAAGCCTCCTCGTACGCGGACGAAGCTCTCAAGGCGGAACAGAAAAAGCTGGAAAATGGCAAGAGCACCAATTTCGAAGTGCTTCAATTGCAAAAAAATCTCACGGCGGCGCGCTCCGCCGAGATTCAGGCACTGGCTGATTACAACAACGCGCTCGCCGCGCTCGCCGCGAGCGAAGGGACGACCCTTCAGCGACTCAACCTCAGTCTGGAAGTGAAGTGA